The Budorcas taxicolor isolate Tak-1 chromosome 2, Takin1.1, whole genome shotgun sequence genome window below encodes:
- the NIF3L1 gene encoding NIF3-like protein 1: MLSSRVLLVATTARLVHSRIYSSSRSFMDLKALLCSLNDFASLSFAESWDNVGLLVEPSPPHTVNTLFLTNDLTEEVMEEALQKKADLILSYHPPIFRPMKRITWKTWKERLVIRALENRVGIYSPHTAYDAAPQGVNNWLAKGLGVCTSRPIHPSKASDYPTEGTHRVEFSVTHTQDLDKVVSALKEIAGVSVTSFSARADDEEQTRLSLNCTQQALMQVVAFLSQNRQFYQKTEILSLEKPLLLYTGMGRLCTLDESVSLETMIERIKSHLKLSHVRLALGIGKTLESPVKVVALCAGSGSSVLQGTDADLYLTGEMSHHDVLDAASQGISVILCEHSNTERGFLSDLRDTLDAHLENKINIILSETDRDPLHVI; the protein is encoded by the exons ATGTTGTCATCTCGTGTACTCCTGGTCGCCACGACAGCCCGCCTGGTCCATTCCCGGATCTACAGCTCTTCCCGTTCCTTCATGGATCTGAAGGCTCTCCTTTGCTCCCTGAACGACTTTGCATCCCTCTCATTTGCTGAGAGCTGGGACAATGTTGGATTACTGGTGGAACCGAGCCCGCCACACACTGTAAACACGCTCTTCCTGACCAATGACTTGACAGAGGAAGTGATGGAGGAGGCGCTGCAGAAGAAGGCGGATCTCATCCTCTCCTACCATCCACCTATTTTCCGACCCATGAAGCGCATCACCTGGAAGACATGGAAGGAGCGCCTGGTAATCCGGGCACTGGAGAACAGAGTTGGGATCTACTCTCCTCACACGGCCTATGACGCTGCTCCTCAGGGAGTCAACAACTGGTTGGCTAAAGGGCTTG GTGTTTGCACTTCCAggcccatccatccttccaaagcATCTGACTACCCCACAGAGGGAACTCACAGAGTAGAATTCAGTGTTACCCATACCCAAGACCTGGACAAAGTCGTTTCCGCACTGAAAGAAATTGCAGGTGTATCTGTTACTTCTTTTTCTGCTAG GGCTGATGATGAAGAACAAACACGGCTCAGTCTGAATTGTACTCAGCAAGCTTTGATGCAGGTGGTGGCTTTTCTTTCCCAGAATAGGCAGTTTTATCAGAAGACTGAAATTCTGTCACTAGAGAAG CCTCTCCTTCTCTATACCGGGATGGGACGGTTATGCACACTGGATGAGTCTGTCTCCTTGGAAACCATGATTGAGCGAATCAAAAGTCACCTAAAACTATCTCATGTTCGCCTTGCTCTTGGAATAGGGAAGACCTTAG AGTCCCCAGTCAAAGTCGTGGCTCTGTGCGCTGGTTCTGGGAGCAGCGTCCTGCAGGGGACGGATGCCGACCTTTATCTCACAG GTGAGATGTCACACCATGATGTTCTGGATGCTGCTTCCCAAGGAATAAGTGTCATCCTCTGTGAACACAGCAACACTGAACGAGGCTTTCTTTCTGATCTTCGAGATACGCTGGATGCTCACTTGGAGAATAAGATTAATATTATCCTGTCAGAAACAGACAGGGACCCTCTTCATGTGATATAA